The following are from one region of the Phycisphaerae bacterium genome:
- a CDS encoding tetratricopeptide repeat protein — MNTQRRLAVRWMAPLAVVLVAGSGCAAAGREAPAAARAAEPAGQASAASERSRLRLKEIEPDLPAPAHGEVEELSERAARRVDRATELIAEQRFTEAALELERGLRYQPDHPVIQRTLALLHWEAGNIERARKHAELAIAARADEALAHYVRGRVLARDGDRSGAIAAFRTALKCGNVGELPGLRTLLHYQLAEALATEGYWTAALEEYEAFEEEAKTSPNGAPQLARQLREAGESAGLQRAELLEKLGRFADAAALFGQVAQQRPGGAGKMQMRQARALLEAGQTEAALAVARNLPAKTPGVLELLEEIHRTTGHPERIVEDIRRIRAGGEADPGFVLRAAGLLRETGRIEEAESLLRDQLKHDAGAVTVREALVDVLLEGRRFAEALSQAGELIVAAPEEAAGVEARIAALAGDPDAVGIILGDTATQNADPMTLYLRGVVAEAAGRQTRAAELFEASLSQDAKLIGPRVALARRYLDALRYDDALRVARGGTGEDGAAADPRLEFVIGQILERLGNTPEAETHYRNALQRDPENADAMLALAELYIDSDRPLNAQRELRALLERSPENDRARERLALLYLDDNQTEQAVKEFRILKDQAKSVNIRARATAFLSQYPTFDGESYRKALQEALGDAPPDVTTRLAMAESFNALTDAARRLEAYRKAVETDPQSEAAILGLVTSLKENLEYEEAIEQLAHLLPRRPARDAWVRELIELYWIVQDYDKAAELARSMLEREGLSVEQREGYRLRLVDTLRFAGKADEAARLMEDWSHEGDGRTWRRRLARLYELSGDAARAIPIYEALMADKKLDGDVTNAFVDALVSAKQYDRAVQLAMDPLLNDPENDNAVQRLVLVLASAERYDEASELVRNTILRTRYREAFQWLLAGVLQQAKRYDEAARWGESLLDEVLSQMERVRLGRIEPPDPNMTDRERLVQPNDPVSARSLQQRLAELRFLLAGILARAGEHRRVQSLVEEQWLKEPSDPGVRFELLRALAMSYQMQGEDEQATEQLAQALVINPGDVGLNNDVAYGWIDHGVHLDEAEKMIRFALSRAPRQGAYLDTFGWLLYKKGAFADAKKWLERAAKARTEDDPVVNDHLGDASWRLGLKEEAIKYWSAAQAAAEKMGEEELISADLKRVKQQVPQKLEAARSGGAPEVAPLGKPQENEADGTEGS; from the coding sequence GTGAATACGCAAAGAAGGCTGGCCGTGCGTTGGATGGCGCCGCTTGCGGTGGTATTGGTGGCTGGTTCGGGTTGCGCAGCAGCCGGCCGAGAGGCTCCCGCCGCGGCCCGGGCTGCGGAACCCGCCGGACAAGCTTCGGCGGCAAGCGAGCGGTCGCGACTTCGCCTGAAGGAGATCGAGCCCGATCTTCCGGCGCCGGCGCATGGCGAAGTCGAGGAGCTGTCGGAACGGGCGGCGCGGCGTGTGGACCGGGCGACGGAACTCATCGCCGAACAGCGTTTCACGGAGGCGGCGCTGGAGCTGGAGCGCGGACTGCGCTATCAGCCGGATCACCCGGTGATCCAGAGGACGCTGGCCCTTCTCCACTGGGAGGCGGGCAACATCGAGCGCGCCCGCAAGCATGCGGAGCTGGCGATTGCCGCCCGGGCGGACGAAGCGCTCGCTCATTATGTCCGCGGGCGCGTTCTGGCGCGTGACGGTGATCGATCCGGAGCGATCGCGGCGTTTCGTACGGCGCTCAAATGCGGCAATGTCGGGGAGCTTCCGGGCCTGCGGACGCTGCTCCATTACCAGCTTGCGGAAGCGCTCGCCACGGAAGGGTATTGGACGGCGGCGCTGGAGGAATACGAGGCGTTCGAAGAAGAAGCAAAGACCTCGCCGAATGGGGCGCCCCAGCTTGCCCGGCAGCTTCGCGAGGCGGGTGAATCCGCCGGTCTGCAGCGTGCGGAACTGCTGGAGAAGCTGGGGCGCTTTGCGGATGCGGCGGCCTTGTTCGGGCAGGTTGCACAGCAGCGCCCCGGCGGCGCGGGCAAGATGCAGATGCGCCAGGCTCGCGCCCTGCTCGAAGCGGGTCAAACGGAGGCCGCGCTGGCGGTCGCCCGCAATCTTCCCGCGAAGACGCCCGGCGTGCTCGAACTGCTGGAGGAAATCCATCGGACGACCGGACATCCCGAAAGGATCGTCGAGGATATCCGGCGCATTCGCGCGGGCGGCGAGGCCGATCCCGGATTCGTGCTGCGCGCGGCCGGCCTGCTGCGCGAGACAGGACGAATCGAGGAGGCGGAGTCTCTGCTTCGCGATCAGTTGAAGCATGATGCCGGAGCGGTCACGGTTCGGGAAGCGCTCGTCGACGTCCTGTTGGAGGGCCGCAGATTCGCGGAGGCCTTGTCCCAGGCGGGAGAGCTGATCGTCGCGGCACCGGAAGAGGCGGCGGGCGTCGAGGCGCGGATTGCGGCCTTGGCCGGGGATCCCGATGCGGTCGGAATAATCCTTGGCGACACGGCCACGCAGAATGCCGATCCCATGACTCTGTATCTACGCGGCGTGGTGGCGGAGGCGGCGGGGCGCCAGACGCGGGCCGCAGAGCTCTTCGAAGCGAGCCTGTCGCAAGACGCCAAACTCATCGGGCCGCGTGTCGCACTGGCCCGGCGTTACCTGGACGCACTTCGCTATGACGATGCCTTGCGGGTCGCTCGCGGCGGAACAGGCGAGGACGGCGCGGCCGCTGATCCCCGGCTGGAATTCGTGATCGGCCAGATTCTGGAACGACTGGGAAATACGCCCGAAGCAGAAACGCACTACCGGAATGCACTGCAACGCGATCCCGAGAACGCGGATGCGATGCTCGCCCTGGCGGAGCTGTACATCGACTCCGATCGGCCTTTGAACGCCCAGCGAGAGCTTCGCGCCCTGCTGGAGCGCTCTCCGGAAAACGACCGTGCCCGCGAGCGCCTGGCGCTGTTGTACCTTGATGACAACCAAACGGAGCAAGCCGTCAAGGAGTTCCGGATTCTCAAGGACCAAGCGAAGTCGGTGAACATTCGGGCACGGGCGACGGCCTTTCTTTCCCAGTATCCCACCTTTGACGGAGAGAGCTATCGCAAGGCGCTTCAGGAGGCGCTGGGTGATGCGCCACCGGATGTAACGACGCGGCTGGCCATGGCGGAGTCGTTCAACGCTTTGACGGATGCCGCGCGACGGCTCGAGGCCTATCGCAAGGCGGTGGAAACCGATCCGCAATCGGAAGCGGCGATCCTCGGGCTGGTCACATCCCTGAAGGAAAACCTCGAATACGAGGAGGCCATCGAGCAGCTGGCGCATCTGCTTCCGCGCCGGCCTGCCCGCGATGCGTGGGTGAGAGAGCTGATCGAGCTGTACTGGATCGTGCAAGACTATGACAAGGCCGCGGAACTGGCCCGGTCGATGCTTGAACGCGAAGGACTATCGGTCGAACAGCGCGAGGGCTATCGGCTTCGGCTCGTGGACACGCTTCGATTCGCTGGTAAGGCGGACGAGGCGGCTCGCCTGATGGAAGATTGGAGCCATGAAGGCGACGGCCGCACCTGGCGGCGGCGCCTCGCACGGCTGTATGAGTTGAGCGGCGATGCGGCACGAGCGATTCCCATTTATGAAGCCCTCATGGCGGACAAGAAGCTCGACGGCGATGTGACCAATGCGTTTGTGGACGCGCTTGTTTCCGCGAAGCAGTACGATCGCGCCGTGCAGTTGGCGATGGATCCGCTGCTGAACGACCCCGAAAACGACAACGCGGTGCAGCGGCTGGTGCTGGTGCTGGCGTCAGCCGAGCGATATGACGAAGCCTCCGAACTGGTGCGAAACACCATCCTGCGGACGCGGTATCGCGAGGCGTTTCAGTGGCTCCTGGCGGGGGTGCTCCAGCAGGCAAAGCGATACGACGAGGCGGCGCGGTGGGGGGAGTCGCTCTTGGATGAGGTTCTTTCACAAATGGAGCGGGTGCGACTGGGCCGGATCGAGCCGCCCGACCCAAACATGACGGACCGCGAGAGACTGGTCCAACCCAATGATCCGGTCTCGGCCCGGTCGCTGCAACAGCGTCTGGCGGAGCTGCGGTTTCTGCTGGCGGGCATTCTGGCCCGCGCCGGGGAGCATCGCCGCGTGCAGTCCCTGGTCGAGGAGCAATGGCTGAAGGAGCCGTCTGACCCCGGCGTGCGTTTCGAGCTTCTGCGGGCACTGGCCATGTCGTACCAGATGCAGGGGGAGGATGAGCAGGCGACGGAGCAATTGGCTCAGGCCTTGGTAATCAACCCGGGCGACGTGGGGCTGAATAATGACGTGGCCTACGGCTGGATTGACCACGGGGTTCATCTGGACGAAGCCGAGAAAATGATCCGCTTCGCCCTTTCGCGTGCCCCGCGGCAGGGGGCCTACCTCGACACCTTTGGGTGGCTGCTGTACAAGAAAGGTGCGTTCGCCGATGCGAAGAAATGGCTGGAGCGGGCGGCCAAGGCGCGAACCGAGGATGATCCGGTCGTGAACGATCACCTGGGAGACGCGAGCTGGCGGCTGGGGCTGAAAGAGGAGGCGATCAAGTATTGGTCGGCGGCGCAGGCGGCGGCGGAAAAGATGGGTGAAGAGGAGCTCATCTCGGCCGACTTGAAGCGGGTCAAGCAGCAGGTTCCGCAGAAGCTCGAGGCGGCACGAAGCGGTGGGGCGCCGGAAGTCGCCCCGTTGGGCAAGCCGCAAGAGAATGAGGCGGATGGCACGGAAGGCTCCTGA
- the rbfA gene encoding 30S ribosome-binding factor RbfA, with the protein MKPYRRERIASRIQQIVSEAIAFELQDPRIEPMTSVTRVEVTGDLLIARVFLSVMGGEPAERRTLSAVQHAGGFLQRLVARELNIRQSPDVRFEIDERIKKVRETLALLEQNRQENPSLAGESTGDPAEPDDAEFDEAGAEVGEDADDETDEDRTT; encoded by the coding sequence ATGAAACCCTATCGCCGTGAGAGAATCGCCAGCCGGATTCAGCAGATCGTCAGCGAGGCCATCGCTTTCGAGCTTCAGGATCCGCGCATCGAGCCGATGACCAGCGTCACGCGGGTCGAAGTCACGGGCGATCTTCTCATCGCGCGGGTCTTCCTGAGCGTGATGGGCGGGGAACCGGCCGAGCGCCGCACGCTGAGTGCCGTCCAGCACGCGGGGGGGTTTCTTCAACGCCTGGTCGCCCGCGAGCTCAACATCCGGCAGTCACCGGACGTGCGCTTTGAAATCGACGAGCGCATCAAGAAAGTCCGCGAGACGCTGGCGTTGCTGGAGCAGAATCGCCAGGAGAATCCGTCGCTGGCCGGGGAATCCACGGGTGATCCGGCTGAGCCCGACGACGCGGAATTTGACGAAGCCGGGGCGGAAGTGGGAGAGGACGCAGACGACGAGACGGACGAGGATCGGACGACATGA
- a CDS encoding DUF503 domain-containing protein, whose translation MRVGLLTIELAILEAQSLKDKRRVLKGTKERIRQTFNVSVAEVGHNDLPKRARLGVAVVSNESRAAQSQLDQVVDLVRRVRGVTLVDYESEVL comes from the coding sequence ATGAGGGTTGGTCTGCTCACAATTGAGCTGGCAATCCTGGAGGCTCAATCACTAAAGGATAAGCGCCGCGTACTGAAAGGGACCAAGGAGCGGATTCGCCAGACGTTCAATGTGTCCGTCGCAGAGGTGGGCCACAATGATCTACCCAAGCGGGCACGGCTCGGTGTGGCGGTGGTCTCGAACGAGTCGCGCGCGGCGCAGTCGCAACTGGATCAGGTCGTGGACCTGGTGCGTCGGGTTCGGGGCGTGACGCTGGTGGATTATGAGAGTGAGGTTCTTTAA
- the infB gene encoding translation initiation factor IF-2 produces the protein MADKMRVHILAKELNVPSKTIIDKCRAEGIDTVKNHMSTLSAGLTATIMEWFSTESSGAALETAEPVDLDKVRIRRKPAAKEKEKEEAPAEAVAVSDEVEGEFEAPATVVAEMPVEAEPASEVVEEATPPAPPEPPVVEEPEPAVTEEPAVEGEPAEAPEFPRVAAEAPQDAEAGPVETEAPEEAAKPREPFKPAGPQHVPTPAKLQGPRVVRYEAPDRDALTLRRGPRPRPAAGEPEAPGPRAPLRVGEGEANKDEKAQRRRARLNPRRAAGRMAEAGERLAEWRDQDLAERQERLETATGRRIVRRRTTQPGRGSKPTSSGPITRATVNEPVRLKEFCSATGLSFMQLVRVMKDEFQLMPNINMVLPNDTAQLLALHFGIELEVVPAKTLLDGVREEFANRPRDNNQPRPPVVTILGHVDHGKTSLLDRIRKAHVVASEDGGITQHLGAYHIQAGHIAVTFLDTPGHEAFTEMRARGAQVTDVVVLVVAADDGLMPQTIEAINHAKAAEVPIVVALNKIDLGEQNVLKIYGQLTEHGLTPSGDWGGEVDVIQTSATTGQGITELVEHLGALTGILDLKGDPTVPATGTVLEAETKLGVGAVARVLVTEGTLRVGDVVVCGGAFGKIRAMLDDRGQRIDAAGPSIPVEVWGLDDVPSAGDALFQLDSLQQAKDVATETKQRQQIDARQGMSKGRSLADLLQRRSAEDIPELPLIIKADVDGSLAALKQVLGNLPSDEVKLTFQHVGVGAVNDSDVLLAATTGGIVVAFRVEATTGAKRLAELHGVDVRSYRVIYDVHDDIKKALEGLLAPDESVESRGRAEVRDLFKLSKRTGVVAGCFVTDGVIERRHLAKIIRDGVIVREGAQMGSLRRFKDDVREVRAGMECGIKIDGFDDVHVGDVIETYEIVKTARTL, from the coding sequence TTGGCCGATAAGATGCGTGTTCATATTCTCGCCAAGGAACTCAACGTTCCCAGCAAGACCATCATCGACAAATGCCGCGCCGAGGGTATCGACACGGTCAAGAACCACATGTCCACCCTGAGCGCGGGACTGACCGCGACGATCATGGAGTGGTTCAGCACGGAGTCATCTGGTGCGGCGCTGGAGACGGCGGAGCCGGTCGATCTGGACAAGGTTCGCATCAGGCGCAAGCCCGCCGCGAAAGAGAAGGAAAAGGAGGAGGCTCCTGCCGAAGCCGTTGCGGTTTCGGACGAAGTCGAAGGAGAATTCGAAGCACCCGCGACGGTCGTTGCCGAAATGCCGGTCGAAGCCGAGCCGGCGAGCGAAGTTGTGGAGGAAGCCACGCCGCCGGCGCCCCCAGAACCGCCGGTGGTTGAAGAGCCCGAACCGGCCGTGACGGAGGAGCCTGCCGTCGAGGGGGAACCGGCGGAAGCGCCGGAGTTCCCGAGGGTTGCTGCGGAAGCACCCCAGGATGCCGAGGCCGGGCCGGTTGAAACGGAAGCGCCCGAAGAGGCGGCCAAGCCCCGCGAGCCGTTTAAGCCCGCCGGCCCACAACACGTGCCGACGCCCGCGAAGCTGCAGGGACCCCGCGTGGTCCGCTACGAAGCGCCCGATCGGGATGCGTTGACGCTGCGCCGCGGCCCGCGACCGCGGCCCGCGGCGGGTGAGCCGGAGGCGCCCGGCCCCCGTGCACCGCTGCGGGTTGGCGAAGGGGAGGCGAACAAGGACGAAAAGGCGCAGCGGAGGCGGGCGCGACTCAACCCGCGGCGTGCGGCGGGGCGCATGGCGGAGGCCGGTGAGCGGCTTGCCGAGTGGCGTGATCAGGACCTGGCGGAGCGTCAGGAGCGACTGGAAACCGCCACCGGTCGGCGCATTGTCCGTCGTCGGACGACTCAGCCGGGCCGGGGGTCGAAGCCGACATCGAGCGGTCCGATTACCAGGGCGACGGTCAACGAGCCCGTCCGTCTCAAGGAGTTCTGTTCGGCGACGGGACTGAGCTTCATGCAGCTTGTCAGGGTGATGAAGGACGAGTTCCAGCTCATGCCGAATATCAACATGGTCCTACCCAATGACACCGCGCAGCTTCTGGCATTGCATTTCGGCATCGAACTGGAGGTGGTGCCGGCCAAGACGCTGCTGGACGGCGTTCGCGAGGAGTTTGCCAACCGGCCTCGCGATAACAACCAACCGCGTCCTCCCGTGGTGACGATTCTCGGCCACGTCGACCACGGCAAGACGAGCCTTCTGGACCGGATCCGGAAGGCGCATGTGGTGGCGTCCGAGGACGGCGGCATTACGCAGCACCTTGGCGCGTATCACATCCAGGCCGGCCATATCGCGGTTACGTTTCTGGACACACCGGGGCACGAGGCCTTTACGGAAATGCGGGCCCGGGGAGCACAGGTAACGGACGTGGTCGTGCTGGTGGTTGCGGCCGACGACGGGCTGATGCCACAGACGATTGAAGCGATCAATCACGCCAAAGCGGCGGAAGTACCCATCGTGGTGGCGCTCAACAAGATCGATCTGGGCGAACAGAACGTCTTGAAGATTTACGGACAGCTCACAGAGCACGGGCTGACACCGTCGGGCGACTGGGGCGGCGAAGTGGACGTGATTCAAACGTCGGCCACGACGGGGCAGGGCATCACCGAACTGGTCGAGCACCTGGGGGCGCTGACGGGAATTCTGGATCTCAAGGGCGATCCGACGGTTCCGGCAACGGGGACCGTGCTGGAAGCAGAAACGAAGCTGGGTGTCGGCGCGGTGGCCCGGGTGCTCGTGACCGAGGGCACGCTGCGCGTTGGCGATGTAGTGGTTTGCGGCGGCGCGTTCGGGAAGATTCGGGCGATGCTGGACGATCGTGGCCAGCGGATCGACGCCGCAGGTCCGTCCATTCCGGTAGAGGTGTGGGGTCTGGACGACGTACCCTCGGCCGGGGACGCGTTGTTCCAGCTCGACAGTCTTCAGCAAGCCAAGGATGTGGCGACAGAGACCAAGCAGCGTCAGCAGATCGATGCGCGCCAGGGGATGTCCAAGGGGCGTTCGCTGGCCGACCTTCTGCAACGGCGCAGCGCCGAGGACATCCCGGAACTGCCCTTGATCATCAAGGCGGACGTGGACGGGAGCCTGGCGGCGCTGAAGCAGGTCTTGGGGAACCTGCCCAGCGATGAGGTGAAATTGACCTTTCAGCATGTCGGCGTAGGAGCCGTCAACGACAGCGACGTGCTGCTGGCGGCGACGACGGGTGGAATCGTGGTGGCGTTCCGAGTGGAGGCCACGACGGGCGCGAAGCGGCTGGCGGAGCTGCACGGCGTGGACGTGCGCTCATACCGCGTCATCTACGATGTGCACGACGACATCAAGAAGGCGCTGGAAGGTCTGCTGGCTCCGGACGAGAGCGTGGAATCGCGCGGTCGGGCGGAGGTGCGCGACCTGTTCAAGTTGAGCAAGCGGACGGGCGTGGTCGCGGGCTGCTTCGTGACGGACGGGGTGATCGAGCGGCGGCACCTGGCCAAGATCATTCGCGACGGGGTGATCGTGCGCGAAGGCGCGCAGATGGGGTCCCTGCGTCGGTTCAAGGACGACGTTCGCGAAGTGCGTGCGGGCATGGAGTGCGGCATCAAGATCGACGGATTTGACGATGTTCACGTGGGCGACGTGATCGAGACGTACGAAATCGTGAAGACCGCGCGTACGCTGTAG
- the nusA gene encoding transcription termination factor NusA yields MNTDLLRLVDSIARDKNIEKEAVFADLEAAMASAARKAFAMAEDVAVTIERGSGQISASVDGQAIDLKTLGRIAAQTAKQVMIQRIREDERGAIFEEFSQKVGQILTGTVVRYEGGALIVNIGRTEGILPRSEQIPGDQHHPGERIRAMVLNVREEQSQVRIVLTQTHPDYIRKLFEMEVPEVGERIIEIRALAREAGYRTKVAVSSIDSKVDAVGACVGVRGSRIKNIVDELGGEKIDIVRWNESSQVLITNSLKPAEVKEVFLCFELGRAAVIVEEDQLSLAIGKRGQNVRLAAQLTGWDIDILTPAEHNKSLDEMEQALKSLEGFEDVLLDKMLAVGLISLADLAEVGAQPLVDDLGMEPELAERVVAHATVEAKRLAEEAEAAKAAAKLAAAEKAAQEAAGVALPAEGAQAVEAPAESAESQASNEGAIPTEPDAVLDPGHIAEESTAEIERQGAEAEAVASTNTESDLAVEQGATAEVSPAGEEKEK; encoded by the coding sequence ATGAATACGGACCTGTTGCGACTCGTGGACTCCATTGCCCGGGACAAGAACATCGAGAAGGAAGCGGTGTTTGCGGACCTGGAGGCGGCCATGGCTTCCGCGGCGCGGAAGGCCTTCGCCATGGCCGAGGACGTTGCGGTTACCATCGAGCGCGGCAGCGGGCAGATCAGCGCCTCGGTGGATGGACAGGCCATCGACCTGAAGACCCTGGGGCGAATAGCCGCCCAGACTGCCAAACAGGTGATGATTCAGAGAATCCGGGAGGACGAGCGCGGGGCGATTTTCGAAGAGTTTTCACAGAAGGTCGGCCAGATTCTGACGGGCACCGTGGTCCGTTACGAAGGTGGGGCGCTGATCGTCAATATTGGGCGCACGGAGGGCATTCTTCCCCGAAGCGAGCAGATTCCGGGGGATCAGCATCATCCCGGCGAGCGCATTCGGGCCATGGTGCTCAACGTCCGCGAGGAGCAGAGCCAAGTCCGCATCGTGCTCACGCAGACCCACCCGGATTACATCCGCAAGCTGTTCGAGATGGAGGTTCCGGAAGTCGGAGAGCGGATCATCGAGATCAGGGCGCTCGCTCGCGAGGCAGGCTATCGTACCAAGGTCGCTGTGTCGTCGATCGATTCGAAGGTGGATGCGGTAGGTGCCTGCGTGGGGGTACGCGGCAGCCGGATCAAGAACATTGTGGACGAGCTCGGCGGCGAGAAGATTGACATCGTGCGCTGGAACGAATCGTCGCAGGTTCTCATTACCAATTCGCTCAAACCAGCGGAAGTGAAGGAAGTGTTCCTTTGCTTTGAACTGGGCCGGGCCGCGGTGATTGTCGAAGAAGATCAACTATCGCTTGCAATTGGAAAGCGTGGGCAGAACGTGCGCTTGGCAGCCCAGCTTACCGGCTGGGATATCGACATCCTCACCCCCGCTGAGCACAACAAGTCCCTGGACGAGATGGAGCAGGCGCTCAAGAGTCTGGAGGGATTTGAGGATGTGCTTCTGGACAAAATGCTGGCGGTTGGCCTTATCTCGCTGGCCGATCTGGCGGAAGTTGGCGCGCAGCCCCTGGTAGATGATCTGGGCATGGAGCCGGAGCTGGCCGAGCGCGTTGTCGCGCATGCGACGGTTGAAGCCAAGCGGTTGGCGGAGGAGGCGGAGGCTGCCAAGGCGGCGGCGAAGCTGGCCGCGGCTGAAAAGGCAGCGCAGGAGGCGGCGGGCGTTGCTCTGCCGGCCGAAGGCGCGCAAGCCGTGGAAGCACCGGCGGAGTCCGCCGAATCGCAGGCGTCGAACGAAGGAGCGATTCCCACGGAGCCGGATGCTGTTCTGGATCCGGGGCACATCGCGGAAGAATCGACCGCGGAGATAGAGCGGCAGGGGGCCGAAGCGGAGGCTGTGGCTTCCACGAATACGGAAAGCGATCTCGCCGTGGAGCAGGGAGCGACGGCGGAAGTGTCGCCCGCGGGAGAGGAAAAGGAAAAGTAA
- a CDS encoding glycosyltransferase family 39 protein, translated as MSASRRARPGGGAAFLAPPRATFRRIDVLLLTGIFLVALGLRLFYVQQMRASPLFDHPVMDEQYHDEWAQAFAEGQTYIEGPYFRAPLYPWFLGTIYWLFGHDLFAARVVQALLGSLSCGLLFLIGRRIFGRTVGAIAGFTAASYWILIYFDGELLIPLLIVFLDLLLMWMLLEAGEKPRWWRFALAGAVVGLSALARPNILLFVPAIVTWLIWQHRSDWRSAIVRSLCLVAGCLLPIAPVTVRNYAVGGDLVLISSQGGVNFYIGNNPRSDGRTAIVPGTPGGWWEGYRASIALAEEAAGKSVRPSDVSRYYFREALSWIFSNPGDFVAHTWLKTRLFFSSWEISNNKGIYFWTERFGRVLLWLPLGFPVVAPLGLAGLVLCLRRGSSAFPLWGFVIVYSISVILFFCTARYRVPVLPPLILLASYFVVEVARYLKARKWELPLAGAMVLVLSALLVNTWPQGREKFRNDAFSYVRLGGIYARQGDLDRAVESYQSAIAEAPTMLMAHFQLATVLHRQGKLDEAIAEYRTALNCKPTLSSETARMVAEAHYYLAKALASKGRADEAERHVELARHFDPSVVK; from the coding sequence ATGTCTGCGTCGCGTCGAGCCAGGCCCGGCGGCGGCGCTGCATTTCTTGCGCCTCCGCGGGCGACATTTCGGCGAATCGATGTCCTGCTGCTGACCGGAATCTTCCTGGTCGCTCTTGGGCTGAGGTTGTTCTACGTCCAGCAGATGCGGGCCAGCCCGCTGTTCGACCATCCCGTCATGGACGAGCAGTATCACGACGAATGGGCCCAGGCCTTCGCCGAGGGACAAACCTATATCGAGGGACCCTACTTTCGCGCGCCGCTTTATCCGTGGTTCCTTGGAACCATCTACTGGCTCTTCGGGCACGACCTGTTCGCGGCGCGCGTAGTCCAGGCCTTGCTGGGTTCGCTCAGTTGCGGATTGCTATTCCTGATCGGGCGGCGAATCTTCGGCCGGACAGTCGGTGCCATCGCGGGCTTCACCGCCGCGAGCTATTGGATACTCATCTACTTCGACGGCGAGTTGCTCATACCGCTGCTGATCGTATTCCTTGATCTGCTGCTGATGTGGATGCTGTTGGAGGCCGGCGAGAAGCCGCGATGGTGGCGGTTCGCACTGGCGGGCGCGGTCGTCGGGTTGTCCGCGTTGGCTCGGCCGAACATTCTGTTGTTCGTCCCTGCGATTGTAACGTGGTTGATCTGGCAGCATCGGAGCGACTGGCGAAGTGCCATTGTCCGATCACTGTGTCTTGTCGCCGGCTGCCTGCTGCCGATTGCACCGGTGACCGTTCGGAACTACGCCGTGGGCGGCGACCTCGTACTGATTTCCTCGCAAGGCGGCGTGAACTTCTACATCGGCAACAACCCGCGCTCGGACGGGCGAACGGCCATCGTTCCAGGAACACCCGGCGGCTGGTGGGAAGGATACCGTGCCTCCATCGCGCTGGCGGAGGAGGCGGCCGGGAAATCAGTCCGGCCGTCGGACGTCTCGCGCTATTATTTTCGCGAGGCGCTGTCGTGGATCTTCTCTAACCCCGGAGATTTCGTTGCCCATACGTGGCTCAAGACGCGGCTGTTCTTCTCCTCGTGGGAGATCTCCAACAACAAGGGAATCTACTTCTGGACGGAGCGCTTCGGGCGGGTGCTGCTTTGGCTTCCGCTGGGATTCCCGGTCGTTGCTCCCTTGGGGCTGGCGGGTCTGGTGTTGTGCCTGCGTCGCGGATCCTCGGCGTTTCCGCTCTGGGGATTCGTCATTGTATATTCGATCAGCGTAATCTTGTTTTTCTGCACGGCGCGGTACCGCGTTCCCGTGCTGCCACCGCTGATCCTGCTGGCATCGTACTTCGTGGTCGAAGTAGCCCGGTACCTCAAGGCGCGGAAATGGGAATTGCCGCTGGCCGGTGCGATGGTGCTGGTCTTGTCGGCACTGCTGGTCAACACCTGGCCGCAGGGCCGCGAGAAGTTCCGCAACGACGCGTTCTCGTATGTCCGGCTGGGAGGCATTTACGCCCGGCAGGGCGATCTCGACCGCGCGGTCGAGAGCTACCAAAGTGCGATCGCCGAGGCGCCGACGATGCTGATGGCCCATTTTCAGCTTGCAACCGTGCTGCATCGTCAGGGCAAGCTCGACGAGGCCATCGCGGAGTATCGTACGGCGCTGAACTGCAAACCAACGCTGAGCTCCGAGACGGCGCGGATGGTGGCCGAGGCACACTACTACCTGGCGAAGGCGTTGGCTTCGAAGGGTCGCGCGGACGAGGCCGAGCGGCACGTGGAGCTGGCGCGGCATTTCGATCCGAGCGTCGTCAAGTGA